The Pseudomonadota bacterium genome segment ATTCTGGAGATAAAGGGGCGAGCCTCGCCCTCGATGCTGATGCTGTTGTTGTATTCAAAGGCAGCGGTCTTGAACATCTTCCCTGATACGGTATAGAATTCAGCCTTTACTCCAACAAGACGTTCTTTGGATATCCAGTATTTGATGCTGTCATAAGTGGCCTTTTTATCGATTGCCGTAAGGTCAAAGAGATAGCATGGTTCCTTGTTTACCGTGCCCTCCGAGGTATGACTGATCTTGTAGTCACCGGCATAATTCGTTGAAGCTATATCACCATTAGCAGCACCACCCAGGAGTTTCTGTCTCGGAGAGATGGGGACAGCTTTCGAGAGACCAGGTTTTGCAAACCACATATTGCGATCCACCATAAGCATCTTCTGCCCTTTTACATTCGCCGGGGCGAGAAATTCTGCCAGAGAATTGAAGCTGCGGGCACTGACCCTGATGGTTCTTTGCTGCTCACGACCGGATTCTATGGAATTCATGGCAATCTCCCACTCTATACCGTCTGCATTGCCGCGGGCCTCATCGGATTTTTTGAGTATCTCCTCAGGGGTCATGGCATATGTTGCTGGAAAGCCAAAACCTAAGGAAATTGCTAAGACACATGCCAAAATTACCACGTATTTTCTAACCTGTTTACAATTCATCTTTATTCTTTTCATCCTGCCTCCTCTTGTTTTACCTTCATATATCTTAAGTGTGTCCCAGTGCGTTTACAATGTTCTGCCGGGCTGCACGTCTCACCGGAACAATGGCGGCGATGAGGGAAAGAATAACAAGACAGATCGCAAGCAAAACCAGGGTTTGAGGCACAAAACTCACCGTCAAC includes the following:
- a CDS encoding outer membrane lipoprotein-sorting protein — translated: MKRIKMNCKQVRKYVVILACVLAISLGFGFPATYAMTPEEILKKSDEARGNADGIEWEIAMNSIESGREQQRTIRVSARSFNSLAEFLAPANVKGQKMLMVDRNMWFAKPGLSKAVPISPRQKLLGGAANGDIASTNYAGDYKISHTSEGTVNKEPCYLFDLTAIDKKATYDSIKYWISKERLVGVKAEFYTVSGKMFKTAAFEYNNSISIEGEARPFISRMVITSAIIKEDVTTMSFRKVSFKKIPDSMFNLNLLVK